A genomic window from Flavobacterium phycosphaerae includes:
- a CDS encoding DNA topoisomerase IV has translation MKSKIHEYHKIICMSKKLTLLLFALAFIACSDKERKCQDFKTGKFEFTQEIDGKKLTSTFIRTDSLQIETFNGKTDTATVRWVNDCEFVLRKLHPKTMNERKAISMTILATEKNSYTFDYCFVGDTKKHRGTVTKLE, from the coding sequence ATGAAATCGAAGATTCACGAATACCATAAAATAATTTGCATGAGTAAAAAACTAACACTACTCCTATTTGCTTTAGCCTTTATTGCTTGTTCTGATAAAGAGCGAAAGTGCCAAGATTTTAAAACCGGGAAATTTGAGTTCACTCAGGAAATTGATGGTAAAAAACTAACCTCAACGTTCATACGTACCGATAGTTTGCAAATCGAAACCTTCAATGGAAAAACCGATACGGCGACGGTTCGTTGGGTAAATGATTGCGAATTTGTGTTGCGTAAACTGCATCCGAAAACGATGAACGAGCGCAAAGCCATTAGCATGACAATTTTGGCAACCGAAAAAAATAGTTATACTTTTGATTATTGCTTTGTGGGCGATACCAAAAAACACCGCGGCACTGTAACAAAATTAGAGTAA
- a CDS encoding DUF1572 family protein produces the protein MTDNHYLESVKKQFLYYKTLGEKAMEQLEPEQLFVSVNEDTNSIAVIIKHLSGNMLSRWTDFLTTDGEKEWRNRDGEFDSHFHENDKAELMALWDKGWECFFKAVNPLTEEQLSTIIYIRNEGHTVMEAINRQLAHYPYHIGQIVFYAKMLKQGEWDSLSIPKNKSNSYNADKFAKEKSIRNFTDDELDKLK, from the coding sequence ATGACTGATAATCACTACTTAGAAAGCGTAAAAAAGCAATTTCTCTATTATAAAACATTGGGAGAAAAAGCCATGGAGCAACTTGAACCGGAGCAATTGTTTGTTTCGGTAAATGAAGACACCAATTCGATTGCCGTTATTATAAAACACCTTTCCGGAAATATGTTATCGCGTTGGACGGATTTCTTAACCACCGATGGTGAAAAGGAATGGCGCAACCGTGATGGCGAATTTGATTCCCATTTTCATGAGAATGACAAAGCGGAACTAATGGCACTTTGGGACAAAGGTTGGGAATGTTTTTTTAAAGCGGTAAATCCGTTGACTGAGGAACAGCTTTCTACAATTATTTACATTCGCAATGAAGGACACACGGTAATGGAAGCTATTAATCGGCAGTTGGCGCATTATCCTTACCACATTGGGCAGATTGTTTTTTATGCTAAAATGCTGAAACAAGGTGAATGGGATTCGCTTTCCATTCCGAAAAACAAGTCGAACAGTTACAATGCCGATAAGTTTGCTAAAGAAAAAAGCATCCGAAATTTTACCGACGACGAACTGGATAAATTGAAATAG
- a CDS encoding DUF6095 family protein, whose product MAAKKELLDKGIKYLLYALPMMFIGPSVIYNAFINKQNGWHYLVLAIGISICLTAVYFMFKGIKTITDALFHHD is encoded by the coding sequence ATGGCAGCCAAAAAAGAACTACTCGACAAAGGAATCAAATACTTGCTTTATGCTTTGCCTATGATGTTTATAGGGCCGAGTGTGATTTACAATGCCTTTATTAATAAACAAAACGGGTGGCATTATTTGGTGTTAGCCATTGGCATTAGTATTTGTTTGACTGCTGTTTACTTTATGTTCAAAGGAATCAAAACTATAACTGACGCACTATTTCATCATGACTGA
- a CDS encoding ZIP family metal transporter translates to MNYILPLLSVLLGYFIAIGVKPKDKKNLKLLLAFSGSFLLSLTVMHLLPDVYENHSVSVGIYIMVGILFQIILEFFSKGAEHGHVHGHDKITQMPWLLFISLCLHALLEGFPVGHHHDLAYGIAIHHLPIAIILTTFFLNAQLNKTALFLFMLTFAVMTPLGTLVSDSFPILNQYYTQITAIVIGILFHISSTIIFESSEGHKFNIAKISMIILGILLACFL, encoded by the coding sequence ATGAACTACATTCTTCCTTTATTATCAGTACTGTTAGGTTATTTTATTGCGATTGGAGTGAAGCCAAAAGACAAAAAAAATCTAAAGTTGTTATTGGCTTTCAGCGGTTCGTTTTTGCTATCCTTAACCGTAATGCACCTCTTGCCGGATGTTTATGAGAATCATTCTGTTTCGGTGGGTATTTATATTATGGTCGGGATATTATTTCAAATCATCCTGGAGTTTTTTTCCAAAGGAGCCGAACACGGTCATGTACACGGTCATGACAAAATCACCCAAATGCCCTGGTTACTTTTCATCAGTTTGTGTTTGCATGCTTTGCTTGAAGGTTTTCCGGTGGGGCATCACCACGATTTGGCTTACGGCATTGCCATTCACCACTTACCGATTGCTATTATCTTAACTACATTTTTCCTTAACGCCCAACTCAACAAAACGGCTTTGTTTTTGTTCATGCTGACCTTTGCGGTTATGACGCCGTTAGGGACATTGGTTTCAGATAGTTTCCCGATTTTAAATCAATATTACACCCAAATTACGGCTATCGTGATTGGAATTTTATTTCATATTTCCTCAACCATCATCTTTGAAAGCAGTGAAGGCCATAAATTCAATATTGCCAAAATTTCAATGATTATTCTGGGGATTTTGTTGGCGTGTTTTTTATAA
- a CDS encoding class I SAM-dependent methyltransferase: protein MSDTANCKSENWYASWFDTPYYHILYKDRNYREAQIFMDNLTHYLNLPEKAKVLDLACGKGRHSIYLNQLGYDVIGADLSENSIAEANKNANETLHFVVHDKREPFDQKFDAIFNLFTSFGYFEKEEDDSKTLLAIKDSLSEYGFAVIDFMNAQQVIDNLIPEETKEVDGIIFHIKRNVAEGFVIKEINFEDNGCSYHFTEKVRAYTLEDFQRMMTEAGIYLLDTFGDYKLKKFHKNTSERLIMIFK, encoded by the coding sequence ATGTCAGATACTGCAAATTGTAAATCCGAAAATTGGTACGCCTCTTGGTTTGATACCCCTTATTACCACATTTTATACAAAGACCGAAACTACCGTGAAGCCCAAATCTTCATGGACAATCTTACCCATTATCTAAACTTACCTGAGAAGGCAAAAGTGCTTGATTTAGCTTGTGGCAAGGGACGTCATTCCATTTATTTGAACCAATTGGGTTATGATGTTATTGGTGCCGATTTATCTGAAAACAGTATCGCTGAGGCCAACAAAAACGCCAATGAAACACTGCATTTTGTAGTGCATGACAAACGCGAACCCTTTGACCAAAAGTTTGATGCCATCTTCAATTTGTTTACCAGTTTTGGTTATTTCGAAAAAGAAGAAGACGATAGTAAAACCTTACTGGCCATTAAAGACAGTCTTTCGGAATATGGTTTTGCCGTAATTGATTTTATGAATGCCCAACAGGTAATTGATAATTTAATTCCGGAAGAAACCAAAGAAGTAGATGGCATTATATTTCACATCAAACGCAATGTTGCTGAAGGTTTTGTTATCAAAGAAATTAATTTTGAAGACAACGGCTGTTCCTATCATTTTACCGAAAAAGTGAGAGCCTACACTTTAGAAGATTTTCAACGGATGATGACCGAAGCCGGGATTTACTTGTTGGATACCTTTGGCGATTATAAACTGAAAAAGTTTCATAAAAATACCAGCGAACGATTAATCATGATATTTAAATAA
- a CDS encoding THUMP domain-containing class I SAM-dependent RNA methyltransferase gives MENFKMIAKTFFGFEEILLKELQQLGAQDVEIGTRAVSFKGDKGFMYKANLSLRTALKILKPIYYFRATNDQNLYKGIQGIDWSKYLNANQTFVIDTTIHSDNFKHSQFVSQKAKDAIVDQFRDKLGMRPSIDKDFPDLRINIHIDRDQCSVALDTSGASLHHRGYRTATNIAPINEVLAAGMLLLSGWDGSTDFLDPMCGSGTILAEAAMIACNIPANINRKEFAFEKWNDWDNDLFDQIIDALMKRTKEFHHNIIGYDKAPSAVQKAKDNIQNANLDEYVTISQANFFETKKESAGPLHMVFNPPYGERLDIELERFYRELGDTLKNNYPNTNAWFITGNLEALKFVGLRPSRKIKLFNGSLEARLVKYEMYAGSKRTKFQQSSEE, from the coding sequence ATGGAGAATTTTAAAATGATTGCCAAGACCTTTTTTGGTTTTGAAGAAATATTATTAAAAGAATTACAACAGCTGGGCGCACAGGATGTTGAAATCGGAACGCGTGCCGTTAGTTTTAAAGGCGATAAAGGGTTTATGTACAAAGCCAATTTGTCGTTGCGAACGGCTTTGAAAATTCTTAAACCCATCTATTATTTTCGGGCTACCAATGACCAGAATTTATATAAAGGAATTCAAGGAATAGATTGGTCTAAATACTTGAATGCCAACCAAACTTTTGTAATTGACACCACGATTCATTCGGATAATTTCAAGCACTCTCAGTTTGTTTCCCAAAAAGCGAAAGATGCAATTGTAGACCAGTTCCGCGATAAGTTAGGTATGCGTCCAAGCATAGACAAAGACTTCCCCGATTTGCGAATCAATATTCATATCGACAGAGATCAATGTTCAGTAGCACTCGATACATCGGGAGCTTCTTTACATCATAGAGGATATAGAACGGCAACCAATATTGCTCCGATAAACGAAGTCTTAGCTGCAGGAATGTTGTTATTATCAGGTTGGGACGGCAGCACAGATTTCTTAGATCCAATGTGTGGTTCAGGGACTATTTTGGCGGAAGCCGCTATGATTGCTTGTAATATTCCGGCCAACATTAACCGCAAGGAATTTGCTTTCGAAAAATGGAACGATTGGGACAATGATTTGTTTGACCAAATTATCGATGCGTTGATGAAACGTACTAAGGAATTCCATCACAATATCATTGGGTATGACAAAGCCCCAAGTGCTGTGCAAAAAGCCAAAGACAATATTCAAAATGCCAATTTGGATGAGTATGTAACCATTAGTCAAGCTAATTTTTTTGAAACTAAGAAAGAATCGGCAGGCCCGTTGCACATGGTTTTCAATCCGCCGTATGGAGAACGTTTGGATATTGAATTAGAACGTTTTTACCGTGAATTGGGTGATACTTTGAAGAACAATTATCCTAATACCAATGCTTGGTTTATTACAGGAAATTTAGAAGCTTTAAAATTTGTCGGACTGCGACCATCGCGCAAAATCAAGCTTTTCAACGGAAGTTTGGAAGCCCGTTTAGTGAAATACGAAATGTATGCCGGCAGCAAGCGAACTAAGTTTCAGCAAAGTTCAGAAGAATAG
- a CDS encoding DMT family transporter: MPSDNVKSYLHLHLIVFIWGFTAVLGALITLDALPLVWFRMLFAVGFIAIYIYFKKLPLKVSGKALLQFLFSGLIIALHWFTFFHAIKISNISITLACLSTGALFASLLEPILYGKKIVWYEVFFGLLVVVGLYIIFNVEGSYFLGMITALTSAFLSALFAVINSKLVKSYDATIISFYELSGGVIFFTFLLLFTHSFSPDFFVLSVKDLIYLLILSSVCTAYAFIASTSVMKFLSPYTVMLTINLEPIYGIILAVIVFNDKEKMSVEFYIGAVIILATVLLNAFIKSRKKRLN, encoded by the coding sequence ATGCCAAGCGATAATGTAAAAAGCTACCTGCACCTCCATTTAATAGTTTTTATTTGGGGATTTACGGCAGTGTTGGGCGCCTTAATCACACTTGATGCTTTGCCGTTAGTTTGGTTCCGTATGCTGTTTGCCGTCGGATTTATAGCCATTTATATTTATTTCAAAAAACTGCCGTTAAAAGTATCCGGTAAAGCGTTACTACAGTTTTTGTTTTCCGGATTGATTATCGCCCTGCATTGGTTTACATTCTTTCACGCGATTAAAATTTCGAACATTTCCATCACTTTAGCTTGTCTTTCAACCGGTGCTTTATTCGCCTCTTTGTTGGAACCTATTTTATATGGCAAAAAAATTGTTTGGTACGAAGTATTTTTCGGATTGCTGGTCGTAGTGGGATTGTATATCATTTTTAATGTAGAAGGCAGTTACTTTTTGGGAATGATTACCGCCTTGACTTCCGCTTTTCTTTCGGCTTTGTTTGCTGTAATTAACAGTAAATTGGTTAAGTCATACGATGCTACGATTATCTCGTTTTACGAACTTAGCGGCGGCGTAATTTTCTTTACTTTTCTATTGTTATTCACCCATAGTTTTTCGCCGGACTTCTTCGTGCTTTCGGTTAAAGATTTGATTTATTTATTGATACTGAGTTCGGTTTGTACCGCTTATGCTTTTATTGCCTCAACTTCGGTAATGAAGTTTTTGAGTCCGTATACGGTCATGCTGACCATCAATTTAGAGCCTATTTACGGAATAATTTTAGCCGTAATTGTCTTTAACGATAAAGAAAAAATGAGCGTTGAATTCTACATTGGAGCCGTTATTATCTTAGCCACAGTACTTTTAAATGCTTTCATTAAAAGCCGAAAGAAACGTTTAAATTAA
- a CDS encoding asparagine synthetase B has translation MFKKSLYIFLLLISFSIKANFILLPMDETTQKNHLKAYGITYWALDKHYKASWLLNYRGGSFLLPDVPEIRKECQIRGVSFEVMSDGEMQSVLDEISSPSQNMETVVLEKAPKIAVYSPPGKQPWDDAVTMVLTYAEIPFKVVYDEEVLSDQLLLYDWLHLHHEDFTGQYGKFYGAYRNAPWYIEQKKDAEALAAKLGFAKVSQEKLAVAKKIRDFVIGGGFMFAMCSATDSFDIALSAEGADICEPMFDGDDSEPNYQSKIDYSKTFAFKDFILDRRPDHYEFSDIDMTEKRKIPFEKDYFTLMEFSAKWDVIPSMLCQNHTQLIKGFMGQTTSFDSSLIKSSVLVLGKNEINDEARYIHGQKGKGFFTFYGGHDPEDYQHRVGDEPTVLDLHPNSPGFRLILNNVLFPAARKKPQKT, from the coding sequence ATGTTTAAAAAATCACTCTATATTTTCCTTTTATTGATTTCCTTTTCCATAAAGGCCAACTTTATTTTGCTGCCTATGGATGAGACCACTCAAAAGAATCATCTCAAAGCCTATGGTATTACTTATTGGGCTCTGGACAAACACTATAAGGCCAGTTGGTTGTTAAATTATCGTGGAGGTTCATTCCTGTTACCGGATGTTCCTGAAATTCGAAAAGAGTGTCAAATCAGAGGCGTAAGTTTTGAAGTCATGTCTGATGGTGAAATGCAGTCTGTTTTGGATGAAATTTCAAGTCCGTCACAAAATATGGAAACGGTAGTTTTAGAAAAAGCTCCTAAGATTGCCGTGTATTCGCCACCAGGGAAACAACCATGGGACGATGCGGTGACGATGGTTTTAACGTATGCGGAAATTCCGTTTAAAGTGGTTTATGATGAAGAAGTATTAAGCGATCAGTTACTTTTATACGATTGGTTGCACTTGCATCACGAAGATTTTACCGGACAGTACGGAAAGTTCTACGGTGCTTACAGGAATGCTCCTTGGTATATCGAACAAAAGAAAGACGCCGAAGCGTTGGCTGCTAAATTAGGTTTTGCCAAAGTCTCTCAGGAGAAATTGGCCGTAGCCAAAAAGATTCGCGATTTTGTTATTGGCGGTGGTTTTATGTTTGCGATGTGTTCTGCAACAGATAGCTTTGATATTGCACTTTCCGCAGAAGGAGCTGATATTTGTGAACCTATGTTTGATGGCGACGACAGCGAACCCAATTACCAATCCAAAATCGATTATAGTAAAACGTTTGCCTTTAAAGATTTTATTTTAGACCGAAGACCTGACCACTATGAGTTTTCAGATATTGATATGACCGAAAAACGCAAGATTCCGTTTGAAAAAGATTATTTCACTTTAATGGAATTCTCTGCCAAATGGGATGTGATTCCAAGTATGCTTTGTCAAAATCACACCCAACTTATCAAAGGTTTCATGGGACAAACGACTTCGTTTGACAGCAGTTTGATAAAATCAAGTGTACTAGTTTTAGGAAAAAACGAAATCAACGATGAAGCGCGATACATACACGGGCAAAAAGGAAAAGGTTTCTTTACATTCTATGGCGGACACGACCCCGAAGATTACCAGCACCGAGTAGGTGATGAGCCAACAGTATTAGATTTGCATCCCAACTCACCGGGTTTCCGTTTGATACTTAACAACGTTTTGTTTCCTGCAGCCAGAAAG